tgaaaaataagtcCAATGGTTCTAAACCAATACCTATGTCGACTGTGCGTAGTTCTAAACTTGCAGCAATGGCAGCAAACATTAAATCTCAAAATGTTGATACTCAAGATGATTTGGACACATCAGCAGATCTGGAAGATAATATAGAAGCTTTAGATAATGATACGTCGATGATGAAGTTGGAAGATATCTTGATTGTTCCGGATATGCTCAATAATagcaacattaaaaattttgttgacaACGAAGAAGATAATGACAgtcttaataaaaagaatacaaaGCTTAATCAAATGGATGACGAGAGGAGTGTTTTAATGACAAACAACAATAAGCAATacgatgaaaataaaataaaattacaggaaGATACTAATAACAGGTATGATAATGCAAGCGCGAGTTCATCAAAAGATTTATTGGTGAGCTGTGTCAATCCCTCTGGAAAGACTGATGCTAATTACAGGTTAGAACAGACGTAAGTCTAGAACGATATGAGTATTTACTTACAATAATTTctacttaattttataatggaaattattaataccaaAAAGAGTATAGTTTTCATTTTTGATATcagatatgaattttttaaatgtaatatagatatctttattttttgtactttctATGCCTGATCTCTAATTTTtagcttatatttttttaaagcagtTAAACTTATGTTGAACacatcatttattaatatatacagtaCTCGTGTGACGCAATAATATTAGTCTTTTTTTGAAATCtcttataaaagttattattgcATAAGTAATTACTACTTTCTAGATTTTAACTAATAGTAGCATTGCTCTACTCCATTGTTATCTAATCGgtactttaataatatgtaaaaatattatatttacacttttttattattaattatttatgtttagaGAGGAACTAGGCAACCATTTGGATTCGATGCAGGCTGGTTTGGACAATATTCATGACCTTTTACGTAGTGACTCTTGCAACATTGATGCTAATACTTTATTAGGTGTAAGTATGAtgctaaattaaaacattttttaatattttctttccagaaaaagagataatttttgcaaaaataattgaaaatttttccttaaagaaagTTACACACACATTGTGACTAAAAAATTTCCCATTgatatattttcctttttcagTTGTTTAATGATGATTCAATGACATTTGGATTATCAATGAATTCAGAATTGAATCCGGAATTGAATTGTATGCAAGAGGATGATGATCATATAAGtaagtttttacaatttaaagttTAGAGTTTAAATTtccttattttaataaaattttaaattaaatatgaattaatgaaattttctaagtaattaaagtttccttttacataaaaaaatttgaaaaaactaCAAgtgtgcaaaaaaatatatgtaatatgtaaatacatatttctaaatatttattatatgtatagattCCATTTATACATACTATATATCaacatcttatatatatatatatatatatatatatacacacacgcgcatacacacacgcgcacacacacacgcgcgcgcgcgagtgcgTGTGTAAggagaaagaatatataaggacaaattttttatatttgtatattatatttatataaaaaaattaataatacattattataaaacttatactttaattatataaagctAATGTGTGTGAAATCAtagatgtataaattaataattttatttatatacagttTCAGATTCTGTCAATGGTGGTGAACTTATGGCATATAATCCTCCCTCCTCCAACCTATTAGATTTTGATgatgatatatttttgacaaatcCATCGGCTCCAATGTCAAATTTATCAGATGGACAAATTAACAATCTTTATACTACAGATTCTTTAGATGATTCTAAGGTTTCACTTCTTGATGCTCTGGTAACTGCTAATAATGCAAATTTGAAATCGTAAATATCATTAACTAgagtaagtttttttatttcatatatgaattatacattttcaaaattatttttccttttccatttttttcaatctttaaccatataaatttaatgaatattacatttatttatattttgatcgataattaatatcatgcagttaaaattaaattttaatattgttttaaatttaagaaataaattagtttttgaAAGATTAATTAGATTCATcagatttgcaaaaaaattgtacttacAGATTCTTTTAGATAGCTTTCTTTAgatagatttaaatttattactattgcATCAAATTCttcagtaaattttattttaaacggcTGAACATAAGTGATATATCTTTCAGcagaattattaaagttaaaaggaataaaaatctcaatatatttcataatcaCTAAGATTTTGtcgataataatataatgatagatattatatctttataaacacTTAGCACATAAAATCCATTAAATTTGCACCATAAAATAAGATCTGATTGAAATATGATGAATAATTTCtgtttaacatataataaatgtaataaaagttatattcttctcttacatactttctattaatatacattagtAATCTCTATTTATACACAATTATGCAAGAAAGTAATACAACTGTAAATATTCTTACTGTTAtcgtttgttttattttaacaaaaatgaaaacagtaaatgtatatgtgaaattaataaaacttctattttttcacataaatgacttgtaaatgttttaagttttaattacacTATACATTTATGCATTAtagctttataaatttttaaaacactattttaataattatttaatttgagaatAATAGTTTCAAgagattttcaaataattaaaattttagaatattgaTGCATAtaagtaaactttataaatttacattaataatatatgttatggtTTTATgacatatgttaaaaatacatcacatttacaaaaattaaagtaactaTGAGAAATCAGTTTTTACagatatacatattgtatatattacagatatatatattttgcaggTGTATGTGTATACAGATTAAATGAAAGATTATGAAATAagtatattcttataaattttgctGTCGTTATCGATGATCCTGatataaaattctgaaattataagaatagTTATTTTACAGTTTACATCATATAATTTGCTTCAACTGTTTCTACTgtttcatacatattttttacgcaaatagcattaaactttatataaatttttatatttaatattactatgCAGTTTTTTAAAAGTCTGGAAATAGCCAATTATCTCCGTAATCAAATGCAacagtaaaattctttttgatcAAGTACTTTTCGAAATATGAGTTGACAAAGTTCAAGTACCTGAGGGTTTGAAGTCATTGAATACCATGGGAATGACAAACCTAGGGTCCTTGTCTTTGCTAATACACTTCTATATGTACAGGAGGTGTAAGTCGAATCAAACTACTTCCACACGGTACATTGTGTGGCATGCTAGCGGAACTTTATCAACTTGTATCTCGAACAGTACTTAACtaagaagaattttattgttgtgtttacaaaagattttgatgtcaactacaaaaatattaaataaaaattgagggatttcattaaaaatttaaacttgtCATCAAAAGCTTCTTTATTTGTAATCAGAatcagataaagatttgttttaTGCATTTGTCGaaacattacaatttttgtttaaaacactttctcagaagatttataattttgcagatAATCGGCCATTTCCGggcttttaaattatcttgtatattatactattttgtTTACACAGAAAACTTAATAagtaatagatatattatgtaacattCATATGTATGCAATCTCTTTTTAAAAGTggaatctttttatatattttttattatgcacaTAGTAcaacttaattaaatctatctttttttttagttttttaatgaaaattatttctggACTTTTCAattatgttaaagaaaaaaatggaaaataagaaaaataatatataaaaataataacgaaaaatGAAAAGTGCACTGAACCGTTTGCGTCTAAAGACTCAAagtaagaatattataataggaACTTTACACAGTCAATAaaactcaaaataaataaatactgacAATATTATTGATCATGTATGCTAATATTgatccaaattttttattctcaagtATCTATATCACTGTGGTTGTTcgaacttcttggtaaacttacctatctgGTAGGTATGgtgtttatctttattaatttttctaaataaagacagacacatatttatctgataagtaaatttaccaagaacAACCGTCCTTAGTGGTATGAATATTGACagtgataataattatgaagacAACATGTCAGtacttgtataatttatcacgAATGACATAATTTCAGAAATCTCAGGTTGTAGAAATATTGATGCTTGTCAACattactaattaaatattactgatTAGTATTGATCGTGTAAAGTCTTATAAAGACAATTACAAGAATGCGGCAACACAACTAAAGTTGCTTAGATAAactacataataaaaataaaagcgtaGAGTAATCTTGATATTGCTATGAGATATATGAAAATGAGATAATGAGATACTTATAGTTAcctaaaattttgcaaattaataaatgtgaaatttttaaatcctCTGTTCTTACTTTGTATATAGTACTCTGATAGGAAATCTTACtttctatattataaacaatttttgtgcTGAAAAAGATATAAGCTTTGTgcaaataatagaataatattattttataaggaagatataaatttgttttagatTAATAGCTTACAAGCGTAAAAAACTaatgtaaaagtttttatataaatataaagtgatAGTACAAAATTAAGAATTCAGTGTTTGTTGTGCGATAAAACCAatgattagatttttaaatttccaaacaaaatggatatttttatataatttatgcttAAAATAAGATCTGTCTTAAATATTAGAACacctttaaaattataatactttatactGAAATGAAAACTTATGAAGTATTAACAATtcctttttaaacttttaatacaattttcagtttttagtTTTGAACACCTTAATGCATATGTCTcaaaaatacatgaaaaatatgatatacgatgatatatataatttataatacatatataattatgtataatttaaaattatattaaaaatatataaggtaaattttttaattcattaattgaGTAATCGCAGCTTTCATACACCAAAGTTGGATTGATTATGTATAATGCTATTAATCGATGAAAACTCACCTGTACTAGCAGCTAAAATTGGCTATGTTCGGTTTTATACATCAAAGGTATCCGTTTGCTTTTTTACTTCGAAAATCGTTcgacaatttatattttggaattaatttcTGTGTAAATATtacgcatttttttaaaatacgcgATTTAAATCCACTCTGCTAGTTTGCATCTTAAATTTCCAATGCCAAATgtagcaaaaataaataataagcacTGAAGTCTTATTTTCGTACCTTttctaataagtaattaatcttttaatgttttccTGTACAAGAGTGTGTGTTAAGCTAAGCAATAAGTATCAAGTTACTTGGTCCCTTTAAATGTCCAtacaataaattgttttgatGTATGTATCAATATATGTACTGATCATGCACTTAATGATtactttattatcatttacatttattcagCATTCACAGATGAGTATATaagtacatataaaatgtataaaaaattaacttcatgttttatttttatttagagatAGGtcaaattcaagttttataatttaccacaaaaatcaaattcagggatgttattttgaaattagtataaactctattataattctatatgtaaaagttattttctaTCTTAAATCTTGTctgaaattaaagatatttgaaaTGAGTTgtctcaaatattaattataatattttgagagtgtatagatttatttcaaatctgTAATGTGATGAATCCTTAATAAATATgtcaagaatatttatttaatagtaatGTATTGaggtttatatatttttctactaaGTGAGATGGTATTTGTCAATTTGCTGTTCAAACTTAAATTTGTGTTTGATGAAAAATGTTAAgtgatacaaaatattaatgaagtCTTTCCATTTGAACAGATATCTTATATATCTCACAGTTGTGATACAGCAGCATTGTTTAAGATATCACAGATTGTAATAGTTTCAATActtagtaaaaaatgtaagcGAAGAGATTAAAATCTATGTCACTTATATGCCCATATTCATAGTCAAACCTTATATTTAAGGCCTCCTTAAGTTTATCTTTATGCTCTACGGATCATTTCATTGGCTACAAAGTATCTAAAGATAAGTTTAAGGAGGCCTAAAGTATAAGGCCTGACTATGAATACGGGTAAATTAGTGTCGCACTTAGTAACAAATCACTATTAATTGCACTTGATATATGTACATTGTAATAAAGAATAGTGATATTGTTTAAAAGTAACTAGGGGCCAGCAGGAAATAGAGTTGAAGATCGAGATATACACACGTCAAAACTACTTAAGTAATTAATGTTGTAACATAGAATTCCTGCATGTAGATCTATAaagtattgtttatattagtttattGATTTCTACATTCAATACATTAACAGCTATTCTTTGCTATTAAACACACAATAATTGTAATCGAAATTAgcaaattatacttttactaTCAACAGTATATTAATCTGTTTgtttatatgcaaataaaatttacataactgtttatgcatttattgttcatttgaatattttcaaatactcCCTTCTCTAGTGCATTACGGAATAAGTTATATATGAAAACTGTTGTATTAAACATCTTCATTGTATCTTctaatcattttatttgtgcttagaaatatatttttccctcgacatgttttatattttcattattaaggctgtatatttttattttatcctacTAATTCTCAagatcaatatattattaaatatatagaaatacatTAGAAAGATATTTGCATTACTGTCCtccaaatatttcaataaaatttattattaaaatttaataaacatatatttttcataatatgtgataagaattttttgaacttaaaaattacagttgcaatttaattaacagtgatatgtataataaatacaaatgcattaatattttcaaatgtatatatatatatatatatgtatataattatatgataaattaatgttattttattctttctgtTATCAGGAATGCTATCGAAGTTTTTATGCCTAATCATTGACAAATATGATTCGATCGATCAGGAGAGATTATACAGTGTTCTTCATTCTTatagatacataaaataatttgtttacaatATTAGAGATAATACTTAGATACTCAGATAACAAATTAACAAGTAATGATTTTCACTAAGTACAAAGTGATAATCACTTTGATTGTTGCTCTTCAACTTGCAATGATTCCTGAAATTGTCTCCTAGCTTCACGATTAGATTGCAGCAATTCTGTCAGCTGTGCATGTATATCGTCATTCTTTCTTTCCAAGTGATCCAAAGCAGTTTCCAAATGGTCCAGCTCGACTTCTAATTCTTTCATACctgcatataatatattcatatatatttcttctctttctcttgaaAAAGTATGCtgatatcaattattaacagaaaacaattattacaaaatatgaaacagtAGAAAAACTGCTATATCATCTGATAATAGAAGACACTTTCTAGTTTACACttgttttcaaagtttttatttttagcttttaagAAATATCCAAAACAAAGTAGTATGTTGATATTaatgatcttttttttacatatcgaCAATATACAACAAATCGAAAACTGTAGTACTTTTTTCTCCCTCtacgaaagttttaataaatttaataaatcttcaaCTTGCTCGAAATGATCAACTTAAGGATCTATTAAGAATGACTATTTACCTAAGACATATACATCCTCAGGATAGTCATCCTCGAGGTACTCGTGAATGTCATCAGAATGTTCTTCGTCCTCGGCATAGTTCATTTCCTCGTCAGTATCGCCGCGATTAGTTTCTTCCATTTGGACCGTTTCCTCTATGTTTCCTTCCTTTTTCACTTCGTCCGATGCTGGATATTCGTTCCTTACCATGCTTTCTTCTTCCACTTGCATCTGACAATCGGTCGGAAGTCGAAATCAGCTGACTTTAGTTAACGGCATAGATCCATTGAAATATAGAATGAATTTCTTATGGCTACATATGTGTGCATAAAGCGAATCACGTGGCGTATTTCCCGTGACGTATGACAGAGAAAAACCTCACCAACGCCTCtatttacacaaaatatgTACCTTGAACTATCGTAGTCAATATCCACGAAGGTCCATAGATAAATGCACAATTTTTGGGTCTTTTCCGTGTTTTGTTTTTGGTTCTGTTCCATGCTATATCCATAAAGCGTGAGCAAAAAGGAACCTGAGAGCAGTTACCGCATCGtcaaccgcgcgcgagaatttcacttggcgcgacagttacatttgaaaaaatacgtgaaaagtaCGGCTCGTCTGATTAGCGGCgaatcaaaaaagaaaatatggcAGAAAAGTGGTATGATATGTGACGTCACGAAACGAAACCCGAAAAAAGCGCTAAGAATCGTTTGAATGCGCACGTCGAGGCACACTGAACAGAAGTAAAGCAATtcgtgacgtcacgccactttcgtgccatgttgattttcgccgccaatcagacgagccgtcctttcacgtattttttccaatgtaacggtcgcgccaagtgaaattctcgcgcgcggtttattcgtgtgtgatatattatccttAATATCGGgattgccgaataaagtatcgggcgatcgttattaatgtgcggttcgagaatagcaggatgatgtcagcaaaAAGTGGCATTcatggagcgactcggtattccggaaaaggaatgtagcagtagcagcagcatcagcagcaggagcagcgacagcaatcggtgagtgaatttttatcaaaccaattaattgaatttatatcatgtatatgtggtattgcacatttatagaacacgattatgcacatttgcataaaacagatttaaaatatgaatgcatataattgtaaaatttacgggtacagcatgaaacagaaccaaataaacgtggacatagcatagaagagacccaaaaagtcatacacattacctacgggattcatagatatttgactacatagttcaatgtgcacattttgtgcacatagaggcgctgatggatgaaaacacctaaaacgacgcgatgaccgctctcaggttcctctctctGGCGTGAGTAATGAATATACTTGTAAAACATGATTAATAAGTGCAATTGTGAATAAATATGTGAATTGTATCagacttattatattatccggCGATAATCGTGAAAAAAGGGACTAAGCAACGTTAGTTTTACGAGACTGTTTTGTTCTTGTTGTATATTATTGTGATTGAATACATTTTGGCTAAACTTgacattttcttaattaaaaatgtttgtctttatattttaatttttaattaaaatttcattcggTAAAACAGATCAACCTGTAGAGGCCCTCCACCGCCGTTTATTCTGTGAGTCACGTGTTGTTCGGTAGATGTCGCTCGTGTCAATTGTTGAACATGACGCAGCGGATCACGGAAGCTCGGAATTCGAAGTGTACTTTTTCTCgcaattgttattatttaaagtacatTCTACGTACGAGACTACCGCGAATTTCTCTCATAAGAGCTTCCATTCGATGTAACATGTTCGATGTATCGCGTACCTATTATAATACGTCGATATCACGATTTCATAATTTCAGGACGAAGACTCGAAAGCCTCTTGTTGCCATATTTTGTTAAGCCGTTATTTTTCCACCAAAACGTGCATACCTAGCGAAAATTCAATTGTTGCGGAAATAGCTCAGGTACAGTTTGTCgttctaataacaaaatttgcaATTGATTACATCTGTTGCTGCAATATGactgattattattttattaccttttatttattatattgagatATTTAATTTGGACTTGCGATTTCAATGTATTAATGATTTATCTTAATTTGTGACTGAAAACTTCAAAGTTCTCTTCAAATATTGTTTCGATTATTTTCGTCAATGTGCAGCAAAAATGCAgttatgcaattattattaaagcgCAATGAATGAATACGTCGTTTTATATTAACTATGTCGtcatcttcaatatttttcaaaaacgaTATTTTGCAATTGCCGTTGGCAATTTAGTGCTtgcatttttaacaaacaatgaAAAGAGGATAAGTATTAttccttttaaaattattattctttctattttttacgtatggatataatatttttttctagatcGTACTTTTCTCGTTCACTTCGcacgaattaatattttaattaaaaaaaaattataatttataattttataaactttttaataatttttccgtaaacgtttaatgttttttaactaatcatgcatgtttaattaatagcgatctgtgttattataattatccaTAAGTCTTTTATTTAGTTGTATCTTATCGATTAATTTTTGACTTTGCTGCCTTTTAATTACATTGCGCAACCACTAGATGGCAATAGTAGTAACTACTTATATAGATTGCATATCGtttcaaattgtattttaattttcgaatAGATAAGAGGATTGtatgtttttaacaatatttacaatCTAGTCATAATTCCAacttaataattgtatttttttacctgaaatatttattagagtcAGTGATTTTGTTATAAACTTAGAAATCTAGCACTTAGCGTGAAgcaaaatgaaaattgatgcacaattttatatatatatacatatatatatatatatatatatatatatatatatatatatatacaccttaatattaatttagtaatatataataataatttagaaattttttttataattgcatataCGTACGCATAGAAAaatctgtattataaaatacagacTTTTCTATTGGATAACACAcgctaacatttttgttagcgCGTTCTGAATACGGGCCATAGTGTTTGCAATTATGAAAGcctacatattataataataggtaatataattgtaaaaaaaagactataaaattacaacaaatgtGCATTTACTagttaataatgaaaatgtcaTTCATACTTAACACAAAATTAtgtcatacatatattttctattatatctataaaGATTTAGttgcttacaaaattttataacgtaCGTTTCTCAATATCCTAGGGATCCCAAAAATATCACTTTAtacgtgtaaaaaaatatctcttaagtgtattttaatacttttcaaaatactttttaatactaatagaACGGGAAATCTGATTCTAGGAACGCGAGAAAGACGCTCGGGCTTTAAATGTGAGTATCGTTGGACACCCTTCTCTAACACTTGCGGCTGGTGCTCTTAATTAGGGGGATCTGCAGCAGAAGGATGGGAGATTTTTGAAACGCCCGTTGCTGCCTTGTTGAGGAGAATTGGACGGAATGCAAACTTCTACGCCCCTTGTGTACGTAAGTCACGTCATGTCACGTAGTTTTAATACATGGTATAAATAAGAACTGTCTAATTAAACGATAATGGTCACgacatttctttatttttatccgcTGCTTTAAGGTATCGTTTATATTATCTAACAATGAAATAATGTTTGTTATATTGGAGACCGATTattgaacaaataatattatttattatttcgatacacattatatatacgaaCGCCCGCATACTtccgtaataatttaattttaaattccaaGAACTGTACGAGAATATTTTACCGCGCTATTTTAtgtcatatattatattgatgaTTTAATTTCTCctggattaaaaaataattttttaatatttaattgagaatgataacAGAACTACtgtttctataatatataattttaattttattaaaaacaaaaaatttaaatatatttcaatttttaaagctaaaaagaggagattataaattgaaccagttgaaaatcaaattagtgtaaaaataaaatacatataaaatacatacaatttgtccaagatatatattatacacatttagtacatatattattatattatataaagtaaaaaaaaaacaattttttttattaacacgTATATCcgaaagaaataagaattaattataaatgggTTAAAGTTTAGAATttaggaattttatttaatgattgatATCGTCAGCATCTGTAAACTATACAAGGAGTAAAGTTTGAATCAGTCGATAAATACTCAATTATTTCTGTTGTCTATATTCATCCGCGTCATTCTCTTGCCAGACGAAATAATTGCCAGAGTGATCATTCATATATTCTCTTTATGACattgaatatttcaaatatggGTTTAAAGGATCAGGCTTCTAGACGTTAAGCTTTCCCGAGTTTTTTGATACGTCGTAAATCAatcaatcatttttaataaattggcGCAATGTATGGATGTTTGTTCTAGACTACTAAATATACACGTCCTCTCGAAAAAAAACCAGAGAGAAAATAGTTCTAAATGCAGCTGCGGCAATTCGATTTGTGCATTTCGTCATGATAATTCTCATTGCCGACCctcatatatatgtgtacaatataatatt
This sequence is a window from Monomorium pharaonis isolate MP-MQ-018 chromosome 3, ASM1337386v2, whole genome shotgun sequence. Protein-coding genes within it:
- the LOC105839621 gene encoding UPF0184 protein AAEL002161, encoding MQVEEESMVRNEYPASDEVKKEGNIEETVQMEETNRGDTDEEMNYAEDEEHSDDIHEYLEDDYPEDVYVLGMKELEVELDHLETALDHLERKNDDIHAQLTELLQSNREARRQFQESLQVEEQQSK